A section of the Terriglobales bacterium genome encodes:
- the purH gene encoding bifunctional phosphoribosylaminoimidazolecarboxamide formyltransferase/IMP cyclohydrolase, protein MSQTEILETPSKAIAKQVKPVRRAILSVTDKTDIVEFARHLEKAGVELVSTGGTAKLLRDAGVRVKDISDLTGFPEMLDGRVKTLHPKVHGGILHVRENSAHREAVTEHDIPAIDMVVVNLYAFEKTAARPDVNFEDLIENIDIGGPSMLRSAAKNFQDVAVVTSPSDYRSIADELSSTGGLSLATKWNLAKKAFATTAAYDSAIASVLETIPAPGQLPSRDQFPQTLRLAFSKLKDLRYGENPHQKAAAYSDGSNRGIANARQFQGKELSYNNLVDLDAAWELCREFDEPMCAIIKHTNPCGAATGPDVLTAYKRALEADPVSAFGGVIGINREIDEVAAEEIAKLFVEAIAAPSYSAAALTRFAAKKNLRLLEVIADAPKTVLKQVSGGMLLQDADVHSLSSADLKIETKRQPAPEEMSALLFAWKVCKHVKSNAIVYARNGQVVGVGAGQMSRVDSCKIGAAKAVLPLNGTVAASDAFFPFPDGVEEIAKAGATAVIQPGGSVRDNEVVEAADRLGLAMVFTGVRHFRH, encoded by the coding sequence TTGTCGCAGACCGAAATTCTCGAGACTCCCTCCAAGGCCATAGCAAAGCAGGTTAAGCCAGTACGGCGCGCCATTCTGAGCGTTACCGACAAAACCGACATTGTAGAATTCGCGCGTCACCTGGAGAAGGCAGGCGTTGAGCTAGTATCGACCGGAGGCACTGCAAAGTTGCTGCGTGATGCCGGCGTTCGCGTGAAAGACATCTCGGACCTAACCGGCTTTCCCGAAATGCTTGATGGCCGGGTGAAGACTCTCCATCCCAAAGTGCATGGCGGAATTCTGCACGTTCGCGAGAACTCCGCGCATCGCGAGGCCGTCACCGAGCACGACATTCCCGCAATCGACATGGTCGTGGTGAATCTTTATGCGTTCGAAAAGACGGCTGCGCGTCCGGATGTCAACTTTGAAGATCTCATCGAAAACATCGACATCGGCGGACCGTCGATGCTACGGTCGGCAGCAAAGAATTTTCAAGATGTTGCAGTGGTGACTTCGCCGTCGGATTACCGGAGCATCGCAGACGAGCTTTCCAGTACCGGCGGACTCTCCCTGGCTACGAAATGGAATTTAGCGAAGAAAGCGTTTGCTACCACAGCGGCTTACGACAGTGCTATTGCGTCTGTGCTTGAGACGATCCCGGCGCCCGGCCAGCTTCCATCACGCGATCAATTTCCCCAAACTTTGCGCCTGGCGTTCTCGAAGCTGAAAGATCTGCGCTACGGAGAGAATCCTCACCAGAAGGCCGCTGCTTATTCGGACGGCTCAAATCGCGGAATTGCGAATGCGCGACAGTTTCAGGGGAAGGAGCTCTCCTACAACAATCTCGTCGACCTCGACGCAGCATGGGAGCTTTGTCGCGAGTTTGATGAGCCCATGTGCGCGATCATCAAGCACACGAATCCTTGTGGCGCTGCGACTGGTCCCGACGTTCTTACTGCGTACAAGCGTGCGTTGGAGGCAGATCCGGTCTCGGCCTTTGGTGGCGTTATCGGAATCAATCGCGAGATCGATGAAGTTGCCGCCGAGGAAATTGCCAAGCTGTTCGTGGAGGCCATCGCGGCTCCGAGCTACTCGGCTGCCGCCCTGACACGATTTGCCGCCAAGAAGAACCTTCGTCTGCTCGAAGTGATTGCCGACGCGCCCAAAACGGTACTCAAGCAAGTTTCTGGAGGCATGTTGCTTCAGGATGCGGACGTCCATTCTTTATCGTCCGCCGATTTGAAGATCGAGACGAAGAGACAGCCCGCGCCAGAAGAAATGTCAGCTCTGCTTTTCGCCTGGAAGGTCTGCAAGCACGTGAAGTCGAATGCGATCGTCTACGCCCGCAATGGGCAGGTCGTAGGTGTGGGAGCGGGTCAGATGAGCCGGGTTGACTCCTGCAAGATCGGCGCTGCTAAGGCGGTCTTGCCGCTGAACGGTACCGTCGCGGCTTCAGACGCATTTTTCCCCTTCCCGGACGGGGTGGAAGAGATTGCCAAGGCCGGCGCTACTGCCGTAATCCAGCCAGGTGGGTCGGTCCGCGACAATGAGGTGGTAGAGGCCGCTGACCGGCTGGGACTAGCGATGGTGTTTACCGGGGTGCGTCACTTCCGTCACTAA
- a CDS encoding tetratricopeptide repeat protein, whose protein sequence is MIRLGIHLSSFVLLSSLIGFGQTPAAQTPATSTPATPAAQSPDKAPNNQNQIPDTPAPPAKAKSAPASAEGKRATDSTPPEQRDRAAAYYHYSLAHMYEEMVSVYGHSEYASKAIEEYRLALQNDPGSEQLNAGLAELYFKTGHIRDAVTESQEIVKRDPNNLDARKLLGRIYLRSIGDMQGGVQSSEVLKLAIEQFSEIVKLEPDKIDDHLLLGRLYILNKDYLKAEGEFKAARKIQPDSEEAVVNLAYLYNEEGDNKKAVEVLQSMPDAQRTGKVYSVLGYTFEQQKDYKRAIDAYNHAIEQDKDNLDAQRGLANSLLGDNQIEAALAQYKQVADADPQDAQAYIRMQEIYRRQGKYTEAMATLKKAEALVQDSVEIPYNEALLNEAQGKFDDAIQILQNLVDKNTKPIATMTNSERNNRSVFLERLGTVYRESGRNQQAIETFRRMIELGDESTERGYSQVIDTYREDKQWNQATATAQDAVKALPKDRTMRLVLAGQLADNGKADQGIAMATALLKNTPEDRDVYLALSQIYARLRRWSDADEALNKADSLATKPEDKQYDFFLRGSYFERQKKYDAAEEMFRKVLATDPRNAMALNYLGYMLADRGSRLEEALSLIKKAVQEEPQNGAYLDSLGWAYYKMGNYEMAEDNLRRAMDHISKDPTVHDHMGEVYAKTGRLKLAAAQWERALEEWNRSLPADVESNDVARVQKQLESTKVKLAKQEGAKD, encoded by the coding sequence ATGATACGTCTCGGTATTCATCTGTCCTCCTTTGTTCTTCTTAGCTCGTTGATCGGCTTCGGCCAAACTCCCGCAGCGCAGACCCCGGCGACCTCTACCCCGGCTACGCCAGCGGCGCAGAGTCCAGACAAGGCTCCGAATAACCAGAACCAGATTCCTGACACGCCTGCACCGCCGGCGAAGGCCAAGTCTGCTCCGGCTTCGGCCGAAGGCAAGCGAGCAACCGATAGCACTCCTCCCGAACAGCGTGATCGCGCCGCGGCTTACTATCACTACTCGCTGGCGCACATGTATGAGGAGATGGTCTCGGTTTACGGCCACTCGGAATACGCCAGCAAGGCCATCGAAGAGTACAGACTTGCCCTGCAAAACGATCCCGGATCGGAACAGCTAAACGCAGGTTTAGCTGAGCTTTATTTCAAGACCGGACACATTCGCGACGCCGTCACGGAATCGCAGGAGATCGTAAAGCGAGATCCTAACAATCTCGATGCGCGCAAGCTTCTCGGCCGAATCTATCTCCGCTCAATCGGCGATATGCAGGGCGGAGTTCAGTCGTCTGAAGTCTTGAAGCTCGCAATCGAGCAGTTCAGCGAGATCGTGAAGCTGGAGCCCGATAAGATCGACGACCACCTGCTACTCGGTCGCCTGTACATCCTCAACAAGGATTACCTGAAGGCAGAAGGAGAGTTTAAGGCCGCCCGGAAGATCCAGCCGGATTCAGAAGAGGCCGTAGTGAACCTCGCCTATCTCTATAACGAAGAGGGCGACAACAAGAAAGCCGTGGAAGTGCTGCAGTCGATGCCCGATGCGCAGCGCACCGGCAAGGTCTACTCGGTTCTCGGCTATACGTTCGAGCAGCAGAAAGACTACAAGCGGGCGATCGACGCTTATAACCACGCGATTGAGCAGGACAAAGACAATCTGGACGCGCAGCGCGGTTTAGCCAACAGCCTGTTGGGCGACAACCAGATTGAGGCTGCACTGGCGCAATACAAGCAGGTCGCCGATGCTGATCCCCAGGATGCGCAGGCTTACATCCGCATGCAGGAGATCTATCGCCGTCAGGGTAAGTACACCGAAGCGATGGCGACGCTAAAGAAGGCTGAAGCTCTCGTACAGGACTCGGTAGAAATCCCGTACAACGAGGCACTGCTCAACGAAGCCCAGGGTAAGTTCGACGACGCGATTCAGATCCTCCAGAACCTGGTCGACAAGAATACGAAGCCGATCGCCACGATGACCAACAGCGAACGGAATAACCGTTCAGTGTTCCTTGAGCGCCTAGGCACTGTTTATCGCGAGAGCGGTCGGAACCAGCAGGCTATCGAGACCTTCCGACGCATGATCGAACTCGGAGACGAAAGCACCGAGCGCGGCTACAGCCAGGTGATCGACACCTATCGCGAAGACAAGCAGTGGAATCAGGCCACGGCCACCGCGCAGGATGCCGTGAAGGCATTGCCGAAAGACCGAACTATGCGCTTGGTTCTCGCGGGTCAGCTTGCGGACAATGGCAAAGCCGATCAAGGTATCGCGATGGCGACGGCACTGCTCAAGAACACGCCCGAAGATCGCGATGTCTATCTGGCGCTCTCCCAAATCTATGCACGTCTACGCCGCTGGTCCGATGCGGACGAGGCGTTGAACAAAGCCGACTCGCTGGCCACGAAACCCGAAGACAAGCAGTACGACTTCTTCCTGCGTGGGTCGTATTTTGAGCGGCAGAAGAAGTACGACGCCGCGGAAGAGATGTTTCGCAAGGTGCTTGCCACCGATCCGCGCAATGCGATGGCCCTGAACTATCTCGGCTACATGCTCGCGGACCGCGGTTCTCGCCTTGAAGAAGCGCTCTCTCTCATTAAGAAAGCCGTCCAGGAAGAGCCGCAAAATGGCGCCTACCTCGATTCCCTCGGCTGGGCCTACTACAAGATGGGTAATTACGAAATGGCCGAGGACAACTTGCGGCGAGCGATGGATCACATCAGCAAAGATCCCACCGTGCATGATCATATGGGCGAGGTTTATGCCAAGACGGGCCGTCTAAAGCTGGCCGCCGCACAATGGGAGCGCGCGCTCGAGGAATGGAACCGTTCGCTACCGGCAGACGTCGAGAGCAATGACGTCGCTCGCGTGCAGAAGCAGCTCGAGAGCACGAAAGTGAAGTTGGCGAAGCAGGAAGGTGCGAAGGATTAA
- a CDS encoding deoxyguanosinetriphosphate triphosphohydrolase, with protein MCARLQDMYAPYALLPDESRGRRHPEPPHPYRSDFQRDRDRVIHSRAFRRLENKTQVFTYRGSDHFRNRLTHTIEVAQIARTVASALRLNSDLAETLALVHDIGHPPFGHAGEQALDREMRAFGDIFDHNLHALRIVEHFELRYPEFRGLNLTFEVREGIIKHSRDWNPDEFPELAEYLLEQRPPLEAQLIDLADEIAYNVADLDDGVESGILTIEIIRQHLPSFERVWVEVEQHYPEALPKLKLSECLRRILDRMVSDLIHASGHRIRAARINRSREARAYPQRLLCFSAEVDAERRETKAFLHAHLYDSPVLSSDRVRLEELISELFRFWLAHPEELPQSYQDQLPGEKLERVVCDYIAGMTDNFILREYERVGGEGATEREKSIQHSAFSAQHKS; from the coding sequence TTGTGCGCTAGACTCCAAGACATGTACGCCCCGTACGCGCTGCTTCCGGATGAATCGCGCGGGCGACGCCATCCCGAGCCGCCACATCCCTATCGATCCGATTTCCAGCGCGATCGCGATCGCGTCATCCACTCCCGCGCTTTTAGACGGTTGGAGAACAAGACGCAAGTCTTCACCTATAGGGGCTCCGACCACTTCCGCAACCGCCTCACACACACGATAGAGGTCGCGCAGATCGCACGTACGGTTGCTTCGGCTTTGCGCTTGAATTCCGATCTTGCGGAGACTCTCGCACTGGTTCATGACATCGGCCATCCGCCGTTCGGCCACGCCGGCGAGCAGGCGCTTGATCGCGAAATGCGCGCCTTCGGCGACATTTTCGATCACAACCTGCACGCTCTGCGCATCGTGGAGCATTTCGAACTGCGCTACCCTGAATTCCGCGGCTTGAATCTCACGTTTGAGGTTCGCGAAGGCATCATCAAGCACTCGCGCGACTGGAATCCCGACGAATTCCCAGAGTTGGCAGAGTATCTGCTGGAGCAAAGGCCCCCGCTCGAGGCGCAGCTCATCGACCTTGCGGACGAAATCGCATACAACGTCGCCGATCTGGACGACGGTGTCGAATCGGGAATCCTTACCATCGAAATAATCCGCCAGCATTTGCCATCGTTCGAGCGCGTCTGGGTCGAAGTCGAGCAGCACTATCCCGAGGCTCTGCCCAAATTGAAATTGAGCGAATGTCTGCGAAGAATACTCGACCGCATGGTCAGCGATCTTATCCACGCCAGCGGACACCGCATCCGGGCGGCGCGAATCAACCGATCGCGCGAGGCCCGGGCCTACCCGCAACGTCTGCTCTGTTTTAGCGCCGAAGTTGACGCCGAGAGGCGGGAAACGAAGGCGTTCCTGCACGCGCATCTGTATGACAGTCCAGTGCTCAGTTCCGATCGAGTGCGCTTAGAAGAGCTAATTTCAGAGTTATTCCGGTTCTGGCTGGCGCATCCCGAGGAGCTTCCCCAGAGTTACCAGGACCAATTGCCCGGAGAGAAACTGGAGCGAGTGGTTTGCGACTACATCGCCGGGATGACGGACAACTTTATTCTTCGCGAATACGAGCGAGTTGGTGGAGAAGGCGCCACTGAGCGGGAAAAGAGCATTCAGCACTCAGCATTCAGCGCTCAGCACAAGAGTTGA
- a CDS encoding BON domain-containing protein, translating into MKKTSIFLALALATATVPFTLAQDTTSNSATTAGSQSTATSSQAASGNDMTASTSKSGSNDGDLTQQLQSKFSQDPAFANVQVSVTNRTAILTGTVASKADKKRAKEMAKSIAGIKKVDEHLTVSASAGGSASGNNNPTTASTPPSSSSESSASAMPPSVASTSSAGTAPSTTPEVSGSASQSTSTNDSSAPSSASATTGTTGHTSATAPTSPPPGTTSATGSSATTPSSSSTTPSSTAGEAAGMTATQSGSTSTTSSASATTGATPSAPSASASAAGVPSNQTGSAAAGTTASTSSGVGENPSSAPQTNASNEGNMAGQNSASTAQSTTSTPGTTGGITGAATAAAPSTALSGASTGAIGSNAGVSANAGGTAGAPGTTTTGVGVNDTATLQNQIQNALQNEPTLHNDNINVNITESTIELSGTVQTGKEKQTAQRIASSFAGNRRVRDRITVSGKGSASNSSPSSNNVGTNPASNQNNPNSNNPNNNQQNQNSNDAKPRGDASTNPR; encoded by the coding sequence ATGAAGAAGACAAGTATTTTCCTAGCGTTAGCGTTGGCAACCGCCACTGTGCCGTTCACGCTCGCGCAGGACACGACTTCGAACTCGGCGACAACAGCGGGTTCCCAGAGCACGGCTACATCCAGTCAGGCAGCTAGCGGAAATGACATGACCGCCAGTACTTCCAAGAGCGGATCAAACGACGGTGACCTAACCCAGCAGTTGCAATCGAAATTCAGCCAGGATCCCGCATTTGCCAACGTGCAAGTGTCGGTCACCAACCGCACCGCCATCCTGACGGGCACCGTCGCATCCAAAGCAGACAAGAAGCGGGCCAAGGAAATGGCGAAGTCCATCGCCGGGATAAAGAAGGTGGATGAACACCTGACGGTCAGCGCCAGCGCAGGTGGCTCTGCCAGTGGTAACAACAACCCAACGACCGCCAGCACTCCACCAAGCTCTTCGAGCGAATCCAGCGCCTCAGCAATGCCGCCCAGTGTGGCTTCCACGTCGAGTGCGGGCACGGCACCGAGCACAACTCCGGAAGTGAGTGGCAGTGCGTCTCAAAGCACGTCCACCAACGATTCCAGCGCGCCGAGCTCCGCGAGTGCCACAACCGGCACCACTGGACATACCAGCGCCACGGCCCCGACAAGTCCACCACCTGGCACAACCAGTGCTACCGGTAGCTCAGCCACGACGCCGTCATCGAGCTCGACGACACCAAGCTCCACCGCTGGCGAGGCAGCCGGCATGACCGCAACACAAAGCGGCTCAACCTCTACAACTTCCAGCGCAAGCGCGACTACTGGAGCAACCCCTTCCGCCCCAAGCGCGAGCGCCAGCGCAGCCGGAGTGCCGAGTAATCAAACTGGATCGGCTGCTGCCGGGACAACTGCTTCCACGAGTTCGGGGGTGGGCGAAAATCCATCGAGCGCTCCGCAAACGAATGCCTCCAACGAAGGCAACATGGCTGGCCAGAACTCCGCTTCTACAGCGCAATCGACTACAAGCACGCCAGGCACGACGGGTGGCATCACTGGAGCGGCAACAGCGGCTGCGCCCAGCACCGCTCTGTCCGGCGCTAGCACGGGGGCAATCGGCTCCAATGCTGGCGTGAGTGCAAATGCAGGCGGTACTGCAGGCGCGCCCGGTACGACGACTACGGGAGTTGGAGTGAACGACACAGCAACTCTGCAAAATCAAATTCAGAACGCACTGCAGAATGAACCGACGCTGCACAACGACAACATAAACGTGAATATCACCGAGAGCACGATCGAGTTGAGCGGGACTGTTCAAACCGGTAAGGAAAAGCAGACTGCCCAGCGAATCGCCAGCTCATTTGCAGGGAACCGGCGTGTTCGAGACCGAATTACAGTAAGCGGCAAAGGCAGCGCCTCGAACAGCAGTCCAAGCTCAAACAACGTGGGTACCAATCCAGCCAGCAACCAGAACAATCCGAACAGCAACAATCCCAACAACAATCAGCAAAACCAAAACTCGAACGATGCCAAGCCGCGCGGGGATGCGTCGACGAATCCTCGTTGA
- a CDS encoding cation diffusion facilitator family transporter: MTELVLLHPMARSPDSHYTIPMHAHVHGSARTSKLLRVALLLTLAYIAVTVIAGIKAHSLALLSEAGHNVSDFLALLLSWVAVYLGTRPPTATKTFGYQRAGVLAAFVNALTLVVVAIYIFVEAARRMVSPVAVHARTMMIVAAAGVVMNGIIALMLHGSSHDVNVRSAFIHMLGDTLSTAAVIVGGWVILFTGKTWVDPVLSFGIGALILWSSFGIIRETLNILLEGTPKGVSMDLLADAMKQVDGVRDVHDLHVWSIGSEMHALSCHIAIADIPPSASEAILRDVKERLAMQFRIHHTTIQFEHENCETAHGCVMPVGMEEAHHHHGR; encoded by the coding sequence TTGACGGAGCTGGTGCTACTTCACCCGATGGCCCGATCGCCCGATTCTCATTACACTATCCCCATGCACGCGCATGTTCACGGCTCGGCGAGAACCTCGAAGCTCCTGCGCGTTGCTCTGCTTCTTACCCTTGCATACATCGCCGTAACGGTCATTGCGGGAATCAAGGCCCACAGTCTGGCCCTGCTGTCGGAAGCGGGACATAACGTTTCTGATTTCCTTGCTTTGCTGCTCTCCTGGGTGGCGGTTTACCTGGGTACACGTCCACCTACAGCCACCAAAACATTTGGATACCAACGCGCTGGGGTTCTCGCTGCTTTTGTGAATGCGCTAACCCTGGTGGTGGTCGCGATCTACATCTTTGTTGAGGCCGCGCGCCGCATGGTGAGCCCTGTCGCTGTACACGCCCGCACCATGATGATCGTGGCCGCCGCCGGCGTGGTCATGAACGGAATCATCGCGCTCATGCTTCACGGCAGCAGCCATGATGTAAACGTCCGCAGCGCATTCATCCACATGTTGGGAGACACACTCTCCACTGCCGCCGTGATCGTCGGCGGCTGGGTGATTCTTTTCACCGGAAAGACGTGGGTTGACCCGGTGCTCTCGTTCGGAATCGGTGCTCTTATATTGTGGTCCTCGTTCGGCATTATTCGCGAGACGCTCAACATATTGCTGGAGGGCACTCCAAAGGGAGTGAGCATGGATCTTTTGGCCGATGCGATGAAGCAGGTGGATGGCGTGCGGGATGTGCACGATCTTCATGTCTGGAGCATTGGATCGGAGATGCACGCGCTCTCCTGCCACATTGCAATCGCCGACATCCCGCCCTCGGCGAGCGAAGCGATATTGCGCGACGTGAAAGAACGTTTAGCAATGCAATTTCGCATTCACCACACCACCATCCAGTTCGAGCACGAGAACTGCGAGACCGCCCATGGCTGCGTGATGCCGGTTGGAATGGAAGAAGCTCACCATCATCACGGGCGCTGA
- a CDS encoding glycosyltransferase family 39 protein translates to MVWVGLIAREVAIFVGHTYRISKLEGSFGFGWETGRIARSIALGQGFSSPFHDTSGPTAWLAPIYPYLLAGVFKLFGVYTSASAIAILSINSIFSALTIIPVFYIARRAFGPRAALWSGWLAALFPYAWYWAIKWAWETSLATLLLACVFLLSLRMAGIDWAGFVAQPPSAVAPPRLTKARLSESRAEHSPRTRRAEWLWFGLLWGLIALTNPSLLSWLPFCTVWILIAQLRAERTSKPVWSALAAGAVCLVVMSPWVLRNYVVFHRFIPLRSNFGAELRMGNGDNAVGLWRFWMHPSSNVLERKKFQEMGEIAYVQMKHREAINFIRSHPLLFAKLCIRRATYFWYGTPRDTGFEVLTLGRNVGFLLSSILAFGGLWAMWRHRHPATFLFASLLFAAPLIYYVTFPHPRYRAPIEPEMLILMVGLFFYAESRAKHAAPAKSDESS, encoded by the coding sequence ATGGTTTGGGTTGGGCTGATCGCCCGCGAAGTAGCGATTTTTGTTGGGCACACCTATCGCATCTCCAAACTCGAGGGAAGCTTCGGATTCGGTTGGGAGACGGGGCGCATCGCTCGCTCCATCGCGTTGGGTCAAGGCTTTAGTTCGCCATTCCACGACACGAGTGGACCAACCGCGTGGCTGGCCCCGATCTACCCATATCTACTGGCGGGCGTATTCAAGCTGTTCGGGGTTTACACCTCAGCGTCGGCAATTGCGATTCTCTCGATCAATTCCATCTTCTCGGCGCTCACGATAATCCCGGTTTTCTACATTGCGCGGCGAGCATTCGGGCCTCGCGCAGCATTATGGTCCGGATGGCTTGCAGCTTTGTTCCCGTATGCGTGGTACTGGGCGATCAAATGGGCATGGGAAACCAGTCTAGCCACACTGTTATTGGCATGTGTTTTCCTGTTATCACTGCGAATGGCGGGAATAGACTGGGCAGGTTTTGTGGCACAGCCGCCCTCGGCTGTGGCTCCGCCGAGGCTGACAAAAGCGAGGCTGTCTGAGTCGCGAGCAGAACACTCCCCACGAACGCGCCGCGCAGAATGGCTATGGTTCGGATTATTGTGGGGATTAATCGCATTAACCAATCCGTCGTTATTGTCTTGGCTACCGTTCTGCACTGTGTGGATTCTGATCGCGCAGTTGCGAGCTGAGCGCACAAGTAAGCCTGTATGGTCGGCTCTCGCAGCTGGTGCGGTATGTCTCGTTGTAATGAGCCCTTGGGTACTTAGGAACTATGTAGTTTTTCATCGCTTCATTCCCTTACGCAGTAACTTTGGGGCGGAGCTGCGGATGGGAAATGGAGACAACGCCGTCGGTCTGTGGCGCTTCTGGATGCATCCGAGCAGCAACGTGCTCGAGCGCAAAAAGTTCCAGGAAATGGGTGAGATTGCCTATGTCCAAATGAAGCACCGGGAAGCGATCAATTTCATTCGCTCACACCCATTGCTCTTCGCCAAACTCTGCATCAGGCGTGCGACTTATTTTTGGTATGGCACACCACGCGACACGGGATTTGAGGTTCTTACGCTGGGTAGAAATGTCGGGTTTCTCCTCTCGTCGATTCTGGCATTCGGTGGACTGTGGGCCATGTGGCGTCACCGGCATCCCGCCACTTTCTTGTTTGCGTCGTTGCTGTTTGCTGCCCCACTCATCTACTACGTTACTTTCCCTCACCCACGATATCGTGCTCCAATCGAACCGGAGATGCTGATCCTGATGGTGGGACTGTTTTTCTACGCGGAATCACGCGCAAAACATGCCGCGCCAGCCAAGAGTGACGAATCTTCATGA
- a CDS encoding glycosyltransferase family 2 protein: protein MRLVPLRQFAIDHDKPLRRLSIVLPVYNEKATVATTIKRVLQAASPMELELVIVDDFSRDGTREILPELVQRMQNSFGVQIQLVMHDRNQGKGAALRTGFKHATGDVILIQDADLEYDPRDYPLLLEPIMEGYADVVFGNRFHGGSHRVLYFWHYISNQALTFLCNMLTNLNLTDMEVGYKVFRREILDSVQFRSNRFGFEPEFTIKVARLGCRIYEVPIRYHGRTYEEGKKITWRDGVAAVWHILKFRFFE, encoded by the coding sequence ATGAGACTAGTGCCCTTGCGACAATTTGCCATTGACCACGACAAGCCACTGCGACGTCTCTCGATTGTCCTTCCGGTGTACAACGAGAAGGCGACCGTCGCAACCACCATCAAGCGTGTGTTACAGGCGGCATCGCCCATGGAGCTTGAACTGGTAATCGTGGACGATTTCTCGCGCGACGGCACACGGGAGATTCTTCCCGAACTGGTACAGCGAATGCAGAACTCCTTCGGCGTGCAGATTCAACTCGTGATGCATGATCGCAACCAAGGTAAAGGCGCAGCCTTAAGAACAGGATTTAAGCATGCCACTGGTGACGTAATTTTGATCCAGGACGCGGACCTCGAGTACGATCCTCGAGATTATCCGCTCCTCTTGGAGCCGATTATGGAGGGCTATGCCGATGTTGTATTCGGAAACCGATTTCATGGCGGCTCCCATCGCGTGCTGTATTTCTGGCATTACATCAGCAATCAGGCCCTGACATTCTTGTGCAACATGCTGACAAACCTGAACCTCACCGACATGGAGGTAGGATACAAAGTCTTTCGTCGTGAGATTCTCGATTCAGTTCAGTTTCGTAGCAACCGTTTTGGCTTCGAGCCTGAGTTCACCATCAAAGTCGCACGGCTGGGCTGCCGTATCTACGAAGTTCCCATCAGATACCACGGCCGGACTTATGAGGAAGGCAAGAAGATTACCTGGCGCGACGGAGTGGCCGCGGTGTGGCATATCCTGAAGTTCCGTTTCTTTGAATGA
- a CDS encoding Gfo/Idh/MocA family oxidoreductase, translated as MSAATNIRVAVVGCGAFGRNHARVYRQLQQDGAGVEFVAVVDSDPQRAKSLAAEFGTQFLGSIGDLRGKIDAASVAVPTVHHLSTAREIIESGADVLIEKPLASTLAEADELVAVASRTGRVAQVGHLERFNPAVIATLPLVTRPMFFEVHRLSVFTPRSLDVDVVMDLMIHDLDVVLSLVKSPVREVHAVGLPVISHKVDIANVRIEFETGCVANFTASRVSTEPVRKLRFFQPHEYISIDYARQDVISIRVDERAAAALLRGEAPPAKVGPAPGIAINKPKVEAKEPLRTEIEAFLASVRSRRPPGVSLEDGRAALALALQINEAILKHHRRAGLSQIT; from the coding sequence ATGAGTGCGGCCACAAACATTCGCGTTGCCGTTGTCGGTTGCGGCGCCTTCGGCCGCAATCATGCTCGAGTGTATCGGCAGCTTCAGCAAGACGGCGCCGGCGTCGAATTCGTTGCAGTCGTGGACAGCGACCCCCAGCGCGCCAAGAGCCTCGCAGCCGAGTTTGGCACGCAGTTCCTAGGTTCAATCGGTGATCTGCGAGGCAAAATCGATGCCGCTTCGGTCGCGGTGCCAACCGTCCATCACCTCAGCACCGCACGCGAAATCATTGAGAGCGGTGCCGACGTGCTTATCGAGAAGCCACTCGCCTCAACTCTCGCGGAAGCCGACGAACTGGTCGCCGTGGCTTCGCGCACAGGCCGAGTCGCACAGGTAGGTCATCTGGAGCGTTTTAATCCCGCCGTTATAGCGACGTTGCCCTTAGTAACTCGACCAATGTTTTTCGAAGTTCACCGGCTGAGCGTCTTCACTCCGCGCTCGCTGGACGTTGACGTCGTGATGGACCTGATGATCCACGATCTCGACGTGGTACTGTCACTCGTAAAGTCGCCGGTTCGAGAGGTCCATGCCGTTGGGCTGCCTGTGATCAGCCACAAAGTGGACATCGCGAACGTGCGCATCGAGTTCGAGACAGGCTGCGTGGCAAACTTCACCGCGAGTCGCGTGAGCACAGAGCCAGTCCGCAAGCTGCGGTTTTTTCAGCCGCACGAATACATTTCTATCGACTACGCGCGCCAGGACGTGATCAGCATTCGTGTTGATGAACGCGCCGCCGCCGCACTACTGCGAGGAGAAGCGCCTCCAGCTAAGGTTGGACCCGCTCCAGGCATCGCCATTAACAAGCCGAAAGTAGAAGCAAAGGAGCCACTGCGGACTGAGATCGAAGCATTTCTTGCTTCGGTGCGCAGCCGTCGTCCTCCGGGGGTTTCACTCGAGGATGGCCGCGCAGCCCTGGCCTTGGCTCTCCAGATTAACGAAGCGATTCTCAAACATCATCGTAGGGCAGGTCTCAGCCAGATTACCTAG